Below is a window of Dietzia timorensis DNA.
ATTCTTCGACGGAAATCACGTCGATCCCGGAACAGGTCGAATCGACCAAGCCGTTCACTGTTTCCGCGCGCGTCACAGCTCCAGACGCGACGCCGAGCCAATTCGCCGGAACCCAGGTCGAGTTCACGACTCAAGACGGTACGTCCCTGGGGAGTGCTGCCGTCGATCCTTCAGGGGTGGCTTCGCGTTCGGTCACTTTGCCGTCTCTTCATCCAGGGCAGAATTCCACGGTTCATCAGATTTCCGCCGCCTTTACCGGGAATGAGGTTATTGAATCCGGGACGTCCCCGGCCCGCACTGTAGAAGTGGTCGAAAAGATCTGGATTCAAGCGCAGCGCTCACCGTCAATCAACGTTGTCGAAACCGCGGAAGGCGCGAACAAGAAGGTGTCGATATCGTCGACGGTGTCCGGAGGGAACCTACCATCGGACCTGAGGGTTCAGCTCTATAGAAACGGAGAGCCCTTTGGCGAGTCCAAGCCAGCCTCCGGAGCGTTGAACTGGACGGATACGGTTGTCCAAGACAAGAACGATTCTTTCGCCGTGTACCAGGTAAAGATCGTGGAACTCTTTGAAGGCGACCATCGATACTTCGGACAATCGGCCGAGCGTCCAGTTCTCGTGCTCGGATCCGATCCGGAAACCGATCTCGTTCCGGGATACGTGTGGACCAGCGCCGAACTGATAAATCAGGCCTTCCTCGATCCGTTCGGATTCTGGCGCGCAATGCAATCAGGCTCGATAAGCGGTAGCTGACGTCAGCCTAAACCTTCGACGAAGAGCCAGGTTCTCGCAAGCAACGAACGCATGTGGAGGCTCCTCCGAACCGAGACGGACCGGCGACTGTCCGCGTCTCGATTATCGTTAACTGCGCAGCGTGAACGATACTGCCTGTGATGGACGCACAGCGAGATTCCGGCCCTTTGCTCACGCTTCGGCGCGGTGCACCTGCGCTCGGCGAGTACGAGGAGAAGCGCAGCAAGTTCGTGTGCCTGCTGGAGCGCGTGGACGACGAAGAAGCTGCCAGGGCCGTGGTTGCCGCGCAACGCAAGGCGTACCCGGATGCGCGGCATCATTGCTCCGCCTTCGTGATCGACCAGATCGACACAACGCCGATCGTTCGGTCCTCCGACGACGGCGAACCGTCCGGTACTGCCGGCACGCCGATGCTCGATCAACTCCAGGGCGCGGGACTGTCCGACGTCGTCGCCGTGGTGGTGCGCTGGTTCGGCGGAACGAAACTTGGCACCGGGGGATTGGTGCGCGCCTACGGCAACGCAGTCTCAGAGGCAATCGACGCGGCTCGTGAAAATGGCCTCATGCAGGTGGTGACGACTCAGTGCTGGAATGCGCAGGTCGGACACGAAATCGCGGGGCGTTTCGAAGCGGATATCAGGGCGATGGACGTCGAAGTGCTGGACGTCGACTACGGCGCGAAGGTGACGATACGGATAGCGACCGACGAAATCGGTCCGGCAGGCGCGCTCTTGGCGGCACTCACATCCGGGGGCGCAGAGTGGCAACCGGACGGGGTGGTGCGTATGGAACGGCCGGTATCCTAGGCCCCATGTCGATGCAGCCCTATAACCAGAATCCAATCGAGCGCCGCAAGAACGAAGTTCGGAAGAATGCGCGATCGGCCGCCGTGTGCGTCGGTGGTGGTGTCGTGGTTGGGGGCGCACTCGCGTTGCTATTGACCAGTTGGTTTTGGTTGATTTTGGGTCTGGTCGTCGCAGTTGGCGGTGGCACATATTACTGGTCCAAGGTGCGCAAGGGGATCGATCCCGGAAACGGAGTAGGCAACTGAGTTCGGCAAAGTCCCCGTCCGGACGGATCGACGCCTGGACATGGGCGGTGAGGCTGTTTCCCTCGCGAACCAAAGCGGCTGCGGCGTGCCGCGCCGGCCATGTGAAGGTCGATGGGGAATCGGTACCGCCGTCACATAAGGTGACGCCCGGTATGCATGTGCGCATCACCGGGCCCGGCGGACGTGTACGGATTGTTGAGATCGTCCGGGTCATCTCCAAACGGGTAGGGGCTCCCGAAGCGGTCAAATGTTATCTCGACCATTCGCCGCCACCGCCGCCGAAGGAAGTGCTTGCCTCGATTCCGACGCGCGAGCGTGGCGCAGGCCGGCCGACCAAGAAGGACCGGCGGGAGATAGACCGACTTCGCGGACGCGCGGACTAGGACTGGACGCCAGCCCCGGGAATACATTCGGTGAGGACATCGACGACGAAACCGCTATGGACACTGCTGGACACGCGTAGCGCATCGCCAGCATTGTTGTAGTAGGCGACGCGGTTCTGGTCCTCGCGATCCGGGACCTCATCCGGAACCCGGTAACCGTAGCCCTCGGCAATTGAACCGACGGCCTCCATCCACTGTTGCCATTCGTCGTGATCCGGAAAGTGCAAAGTCCGGAGCGCAGGGCTTTGGAAAGCTACGTCGTCCATGCTGTTTTCCTGATTGCACGAAATCCCGTCGTTGTAGTCGTCGCGTTCCTGCCATTCGATGCCGGGCGCGATGTCCGAGATCGACCCTTCGATCTCCTCCAGCATGGCGAGCATGTCCTGTTCGACCTGGTCCTGCTGCCGGAGCGGGGCCGTCGGCGGGGCGATGGGATCCGGCGCTGGCTGCTCGTCCGACTCCCCAGAACACCCCGCGCACAGTAGCGCGGCGGTCAGGGCAAATACGTAGGTACGTCGCATATGCGTTCTTCGGTAAACCTTCCGGACTCCGACGTCATACGCCGGTGATGGTACCCAGGTGCGATGTGCTCCCTTGCCGCTTTGCCTAGAGTTGAGCTGATGACCACCGGGAATGAGCTGTCGATAACGACGTGGCCGCAGGCGCGTATCTCGCCGCCGTGGCGAGACCGCGGTACGTGGGTGCAACTCGTTGTGCAGCTGATCTTGTTCGGTGCCGGGATAAGTGTGGATTTCGGCGTGAACTTCGCGGATGACTCACTATGGAGCGACGTCCTGCGAAACATTGGGTATGTTCTCGTTTTCGTCGCCCTTATCGTCCAGCGGTACAGCGCTCGACGTGGCATTCCGATCACCGCGGTGGGTTTGGTGCTCGTCGGGATCTCGGGTACCGGGACGATGCTTCTCGCCTATGGGATCGTGGTTTACGAGGCGTGGTATATCAGCGCCTACCAGCGCCGCTTTCGGATTTGGCTGGCACTGCTCGCGGGCGGTTCGCTCGCGTCGATCGCGATGTTCGTCGTGAGGTACCCGAACGGGGTGGAGACGCTGGACGCCTGGCCGCAGATGGCGGGCATGTCGGCTCTCGCGCTGGTGTCCATCGCCCTCGGCTGGCAGCTCGGGCTCGGGACGCGGCGACGCGTGCGGGACGTGTCCGAGCTCGCTGCGAGGGCAGAGCTCGCCGCGCTGGCCGAGCGCACGCGTATCGCGCGTGAGATGCACGACATCATCGCCCACTCGTTGACGGCGATCATCGCGCAGTCCGATGGCGGCCGGTATGCGGCCCGCAAGGACCCGGCGCAGGCGGTCACAGCGCTGGAGACCATTGGCGGAACCGGGCGGGAGGCACTTGTGCAGATGCGCCAGCTCTTGTCCGTCCTCCGCGAGGACGACTCGCGCGCTTTGGACGTAGCGCCGGGTCTGACAGGCATTCCATCGCTGGTGGCGAGCGCCGAACGTGACGGGCTGCGCGTCGACTTCCGCCAACAGGGCGAGCCGCGAGCGGTGGGAGAGTCGGCAGGTCTTGCGATCTACCGAATCGTGCAGGAAGGTCTGACCAACATCCTCAAACACGCCGGTCGAACCGATGCGCTTGTCGTCTTCGAGTGGCATGCGCGAGAGATGGAGATCAGGATCGACAATGCGCCGGGGGATGGGCTCGTCGATAGCGCCGAGATCGACGGCGATGGCCGAGGACTCAGCGGGATCGCCGAACGCGCGCGCGTGCTCGGAGGATCGGCAAGCTGGGGAGAATCGCAAGAATATCGAGGGGGATTCACTGTGAAGGTGAGGTTGGCGATATGAGTGGTGAGACCATAACCGTCGGGCTCGCGGACGACCAGATTCTCGTGCGCGCAGGCTTCGCAATGGTTCTCGACTCGCAAGAGGACATCGAGGTGTGTTGGCAGGCGGCAAACGGTCGCGAGGCCGTGGACGCCGCTCGATCAACGCCCTGCGACGTCATCCTGATGGATATTCAGATGCCCGAGCTCAACGGCATCGATGCAACGAAGGCGCTCGTCGACGAAGGGGTGTCCGCGCGAATCGTCGTGCTCACCACCTTCGATAACGACGAATACGTTATCGGTGCGATCGCGGCGGGTGCGAGCGGTTTCCTGCTCAAGGACACCGACCCCGAGGAACTCATCGACGCGGTGCGCACAGTCGGTGAATCGGCTGCGGTGGTGTCGCCGAAGGCCACCGCTCGTCTGCTCCGGCAGATCCGGGAAGGAATACCCGGGGATGGGCAGAGGGGAGCCGTCGACGAAGAGCCGCGGGATTCGACGCCCGAGGCGGCAGGCTCTACAAACGAAGTGGAGTCTGTGGAAGTGCGCTTGCCGAACTTGCCCGACCCTCTCACCGCGCGCGAGGTGGAAATCCTCCGGCTCATCGCCATGGGGCGCTCGAATACCGAGATCGCCGACGAACTCTTCCTGTCTCTCTCGACCGTGAAGACCCACGTCGGAAGAGTGCTGGCAAAGACGGACTCTCGTGATCGAGTGCACCTCGTGTTGTGGGCTTTCCGACACGGCGTGGTCGATTCCGACGGCATGCTCTCGTAGCGGCGACTCGTACCCAGGTGCCATACGCGCTCGAAGTCCGACCGCTGAGTAGTCCTCGGGGAGGGGGTTTTCTCAGTGAGAAGATGGCCCCGCAGGTTGATGTGTGAGGCGTCTCCTTCGACGAAGGTAGAGGCCATGATCACAGTCGAACGCCTCAGCAAGGCATATGGAAGCAAGAAGGCCATCAACGAACTGACGTTCACCGTTCCTGACGCCACGGTGACGGGATTCCTCGGCCCGAATGGTTCGGGCAAGTCGACATCGATGCGCTGCATTCTGGGTCTCGACAAACCGACGTCTGGGCGCGCGCTTTTCGACGGGACGCCGTTTGCCGACATCGCGGACAAGAGCGCCGTCGCGGGATCGCTCCTTGATGCCGCGTGGTTCACCCCGGAGCGCAGCGGCCGAGGGCATTTGCGGGCACTAGCGGCGGGTGCTGGACTTCCCGCCGGTCGAGTTGATGACTGCCTCGAACTCGTCGGCCTCACCGATGCGGCAGGAAAGCGGGTAAAGGGATACTCGCTCGGTATGAAACAACGTCTCGGGATCGCAGCTGCACTGCTCGGGAACCCACGTCATCTCATTCTCGACGAGCCTGTTAACGGTCTCGACCCCGAGGGCGTGAGCTGGATGCGGCAGACGATTCGGCGCCTCGCCGATGACGGCTGCGCCGTTCTTGTCTCGTCTCATCTGCTCAGCGAAATGCAGCAAACCGCCGACCGCCTCGTTGTCATCGGTAAAGGCGAGATGATCGGCGAATACGGGTTGGATGAGTTTCTCTCCGGTGGCGCCAGCATCGTCGTCGCCAGTGAGAACAATGCAGTCGTTGCGCAGAAGTTGCACTCCATGGGTGTAGAGGTGACGGGAAATGCCGATCTGCTTCGGGCGGAAGTTCCGGCTGAATCCGACGAAAGTGAACTTCGACGAGTAATCGCGCACACGTGCTTGCGCGAAAACATCGCCGTCACCCATCTGTCGACCGAAACCCAGAACCTCGAGCAGCGATTCCTCGCCGCGACGGCAGCGAGCCAGGAATACCGCAGCGCCGAGTCCACACGCGTCCACGAAGGAGCCCTGTAATGCTCAACGCACTACGATCGGAAGTCATCAAGCAAGCCACTCTGCGCAGCACGGCGGTCTACTTCGTATTGCTGATCGGCAGCCTTTTCGGTCCCATCGTCCTGCTCGGACTACTCGACGCCGACCAGTTTCGCCTCGGCGAACCCCAGCCCTGGGACATGCTCCTCGACGGGTTCCTCATTTTCGCCGCCATCGCAGTCGCGTTCACAGCGTCGAGAACCACCTCGGACATCAAGAACCACATGACGGCGCAGTCGTTTGTCACCCAGCCCGGCCGCTGGCAGTCGCTCTGTGCGAAGTTCGTGGTGCTTGTCGGTTTCGTCGCCGTGTCCTTTGCGGTGGGTGCGTTCCTGATCGTCGTCGCGGTCATGGCCTTCGGTGGAAGCGTTTCCGGAGAGAACCTCGCACCCCTTTTCGCGGCATTGGCGATGGGGGTCAGCGTGGCCGCGGTCGGCGTCGGATTCGGGGCACTTGTTCGGAACTCGATCGTCGCTGTGGCGCTACCGTTGGTCTGGTTGCTCATCGGAGAGACTCTCGTTCAAGCCGCTTCGGCCCAATATTCGGTACTCGAGCCGGCAGGCAAGGCCCTTCTCACACAGAACTATGTGAATCTCGGAGGGCAGGAGTCGGTTGGTCTCGCGCTCGCCGTGTTCGCCGCGTGGATCGCGGCATTTGCAGTTGCCGGCTTCGCCTCCAACCAGCTACGGGATGTGCGCTAATCAGCTGTGCACGAGGACGATCACCGGGTGATCGGCGGGAAGAGACGCGCCGAGATACCCGGTGATTGTCGCGTTGGAGTCCGCGGCGTCGCCAGTGGACAAAGCGACTGAGCGCCCCGCGGCCGACTCACCACCAACCGGTCGCCTGGGACAACTGGCTCTCGAACTCGTTGCGCAGAGAGCGCACGAACGTTGAGGACATGTGGTGGGAGTCGTGGTAGACGATCACATTGCCGATAGCCGCTGGGCAGTACACCGGACCGCACAGCCCGTCGGTGAAGTCGAGTAGGTGTACGTCCTCCATGCCGGCGGTGGCGAGGATTGCCGGATTATCTGGCGCCAGCGACGCATCTCGGGGCATGCCGCAGCTCTCGGGGTCCGATCCCGACTCTCCCAGGCACTCGCCGGCGCGAAGCGGCCCCTCTCCATGGTCGATCCAAGGGGTATCTCGGATCGCGAGGGTCTGAATGCCGTGCTCGGAGAAGAACTTCCACAGGTCGATGTACTGGTACGGGGTGAAGTCCGGCATTGAGCGTCCCGAGGGGCGCGTCGCCGTCGTGGCGACGAACTCCGGGTTGAGACCCACGATCGACTCGAGTGCTCCGCGTGTCCATTCGACGCAACCTGCGTACATCGCCTCGTTGTCGTCGGCGATTGTTCCGTCGAGGGTGAGCGGGCAGCCCATCTTGAGGATCGTGACGACCCGGAAACCTCGATCGCGCCCGATCTCGTCGAACGCCGTAATCCAATGCTCGGAGTGCGAGCCACCGACAAGCGCGATGGTGCGATCTGCATCGGGATCGCCGTACACACAGCTCACGACGTCCTCGGTGTTGAAATCGGAGATGCACCCGTCCCACGTCGACGCAGGTAGATCGTTGCCGACTTGCAGCGGCGTCGGGTGGTAGTCGTCGCCCCGCGCCTCGACGTCCTCGAGGAACGCCCGAGCGCCGGGGAACTGCTCATCGCTCAGCGGGTCGACCTCGGGCACCGACGCGCGGTCTTCTGCGGTGGCGGTCCAATACGACTGCATGCCGGCAACGAAAGCACCACACAGGATGACGGTGGAGAGCGCGCCCACCAGGACGAACTTCTCCTTCGTGGTGCGCTTTGGCCCCGCGTCTTCCGCGGCCGCCTTCTCCTGCTTCGCAGCTTTCTTCGCGGACCTCTTCTCGGCTTTCTTCTCGGCGCGCGTGAGCTTCGAGGATTCCACCGACTCGTGGGTGACCTCGTCAGCTTCGTCTTCGGCGTCGGAGTCCTTGGCTGAAGAGTCCTCGGTGTCGGAGTCCTTGGCGGAAGAGTCCTCGTCGTCGGGGGCGTCGATCTCCGCCGTCACCCCTTTTGCATCCTTGTCCTTATTTTTGCCCGCTGCCGCGGCCACCGCTCCTGCGGCGGCCGTCGATCCTGCGGCTGCGGCATCCGCAGAGGACTTCTTGCGGTTGACGCGGCTCTTCATCCGCAGCGGGCGCTCGATGTAGCGCTCGGCGAGCCACGCCAGCGCGAGGGAGACGAGAACGATGACGGTGCCCGACACCGCAGTAGCGTTCGGGCTGTCCGAGAGTGCGAGGTAGAAGATGAGAAGCGGCCAGTGGATCAGGTAGAGCGAGTAGCCGAGATCGCCGAGCCGACGCATCGGGTACGTGGACAAGAGCCACGGAATCGGTTCGGTGTACCAGCGAACCTTCTTGCCTGCGGGGACCATCCCGAAAATGACGATGAGCAGAGCGCCGCCCACCGGGTACCACGCCCACCAGGCGGGGAAGTGCTCGACACCGTCGATGAGGAGGCCACAGGTGACGATCATCGTCAGGCCGGCGATGGTGGCGAGCGTGCGCAGCACCCACGGAACGGCAATTCCCACGAACACGATGGCGAGGACGCCGCCGATGAACAGCTCCCACAGACGCGCCCACGTGTCGTAGTAGTTCCACGGCTGGTTCGCCTCGAAACCGCGGTCCGCGTGCCAGATCGAGGCCAGACAGATGGCTGTGAAGATCGCCGCGTACAGCCACTTGGACGGCGTCTTACCGACGAGCCGGAACAGGGCGGCGACGCCGAGGACCAGGGCGAGCGCGATGAGGTAGAACTGGCCTTGCACCGACATCGACCACAGGTGCTGCAACGGCGAGATCGAGGCGTCGGCGGCCCCGTAATCCTGGCTTGTGAGCGCGAGCTCCCAGTTCTGGTAGTACAGCAGCGTCGCCTGGGCCTGGGTGAGGACATCTGTCCACGTGGCCTCAGGCCGCAGCCACATCGTCAACCCGACGGTGGCGGCCACCACGACGATGAGCACCGGATACAGGCGCCGTACGAGTCGCCATAGATTCTGAATCGGGGACAGGCTGGATCCGGGGGTGGTGGCACCACGCACAAGCGAGCCGAGGAAGAAGAATCCCGACAGCGCCAGAAAGACATCGACACCGCCGGAGACCCGGCCCATCCACACGTGGAAGAAGACCACGAAAGCGATGGCGATACCGCGGAGACCGTCCAGGTCTGGACGGTAAATGACCTGCTTGCGCGGCTTTACGGGCGTGGTTTCAGCCTCGTTGGCCTGCTCGGTCTTCGCGGACACGGGTTGTTTGATCCTCCACCGGTTTCGGGGCGCGGGCGCGCGGCCCACCGTGAATTGCTTTCTCGATCTTATAAAGACCGTGTGCCGAAAACCGAACTGAGCCGGCACGGTAGCGTGCGTGCCATGACGGCACACCACGGCGACGACAGTGTCCACGAGACACGATCAGCGCGCAATAGTAGCGCGCGGGGGACTCTAGCGGAACGGGATTCGACGGGCTTCTCCGACGCGCTGTCGGCCGAGGACTTATCCGCCTACGATGCCGAGCACGTCTGGCACCCGTACGGAGCTTTCCCAGCGAGTACGCGGCCGCTGGTGGTCCAGTCAGCCGAGGGAGTGGTGCTGCGATTGGCCGACGGCCGTGAGGTCATTGACGGGATGAGCTCGTGGTGGGCCGCGGTGCACGGCTATCGGCATCCGCGCCTCGACGCTGCGCTACATGCGCAGGTCGACACGATGAGCCACGTCATGTTCGGCGGGCTCACGCACGCTCCGGCGGTCGAGCTGACCCGTCGCCTGGTGGAGATGACCCCGGAACCGCTGCAGAAGGTATTTCTTGCGGACTCCGGCTCGGTCTCGGTCGAGGTAGCGCTGAAGATGGCGA
It encodes the following:
- a CDS encoding LppA family lipoprotein, translated to MRRTYVFALTAALLCAGCSGESDEQPAPDPIAPPTAPLRQQDQVEQDMLAMLEEIEGSISDIAPGIEWQERDDYNDGISCNQENSMDDVAFQSPALRTLHFPDHDEWQQWMEAVGSIAEGYGYRVPDEVPDREDQNRVAYYNNAGDALRVSSSVHSGFVVDVLTECIPGAGVQS
- a CDS encoding IMPACT family protein — protein: MDAQRDSGPLLTLRRGAPALGEYEEKRSKFVCLLERVDDEEAARAVVAAQRKAYPDARHHCSAFVIDQIDTTPIVRSSDDGEPSGTAGTPMLDQLQGAGLSDVVAVVVRWFGGTKLGTGGLVRAYGNAVSEAIDAARENGLMQVVTTQCWNAQVGHEIAGRFEADIRAMDVEVLDVDYGAKVTIRIATDEIGPAGALLAALTSGGAEWQPDGVVRMERPVS
- a CDS encoding response regulator, with the translated sequence MSGETITVGLADDQILVRAGFAMVLDSQEDIEVCWQAANGREAVDAARSTPCDVILMDIQMPELNGIDATKALVDEGVSARIVVLTTFDNDEYVIGAIAAGASGFLLKDTDPEELIDAVRTVGESAAVVSPKATARLLRQIREGIPGDGQRGAVDEEPRDSTPEAAGSTNEVESVEVRLPNLPDPLTAREVEILRLIAMGRSNTEIADELFLSLSTVKTHVGRVLAKTDSRDRVHLVLWAFRHGVVDSDGMLS
- a CDS encoding ABC transporter ATP-binding protein produces the protein MITVERLSKAYGSKKAINELTFTVPDATVTGFLGPNGSGKSTSMRCILGLDKPTSGRALFDGTPFADIADKSAVAGSLLDAAWFTPERSGRGHLRALAAGAGLPAGRVDDCLELVGLTDAAGKRVKGYSLGMKQRLGIAAALLGNPRHLILDEPVNGLDPEGVSWMRQTIRRLADDGCAVLVSSHLLSEMQQTADRLVVIGKGEMIGEYGLDEFLSGGASIVVASENNAVVAQKLHSMGVEVTGNADLLRAEVPAESDESELRRVIAHTCLRENIAVTHLSTETQNLEQRFLAATAASQEYRSAESTRVHEGAL
- a CDS encoding ABC transporter permease; the protein is MLNALRSEVIKQATLRSTAVYFVLLIGSLFGPIVLLGLLDADQFRLGEPQPWDMLLDGFLIFAAIAVAFTASRTTSDIKNHMTAQSFVTQPGRWQSLCAKFVVLVGFVAVSFAVGAFLIVVAVMAFGGSVSGENLAPLFAALAMGVSVAAVGVGFGALVRNSIVAVALPLVWLLIGETLVQAASAQYSVLEPAGKALLTQNYVNLGGQESVGLALAVFAAWIAAFAVAGFASNQLRDVR
- a CDS encoding acyltransferase family protein; translation: MSAKTEQANEAETTPVKPRKQVIYRPDLDGLRGIAIAFVVFFHVWMGRVSGGVDVFLALSGFFFLGSLVRGATTPGSSLSPIQNLWRLVRRLYPVLIVVVAATVGLTMWLRPEATWTDVLTQAQATLLYYQNWELALTSQDYGAADASISPLQHLWSMSVQGQFYLIALALVLGVAALFRLVGKTPSKWLYAAIFTAICLASIWHADRGFEANQPWNYYDTWARLWELFIGGVLAIVFVGIAVPWVLRTLATIAGLTMIVTCGLLIDGVEHFPAWWAWYPVGGALLIVIFGMVPAGKKVRWYTEPIPWLLSTYPMRRLGDLGYSLYLIHWPLLIFYLALSDSPNATAVSGTVIVLVSLALAWLAERYIERPLRMKSRVNRKKSSADAAAAGSTAAAGAVAAAAGKNKDKDAKGVTAEIDAPDDEDSSAKDSDTEDSSAKDSDAEDEADEVTHESVESSKLTRAEKKAEKRSAKKAAKQEKAAAEDAGPKRTTKEKFVLVGALSTVILCGAFVAGMQSYWTATAEDRASVPEVDPLSDEQFPGARAFLEDVEARGDDYHPTPLQVGNDLPASTWDGCISDFNTEDVVSCVYGDPDADRTIALVGGSHSEHWITAFDEIGRDRGFRVVTILKMGCPLTLDGTIADDNEAMYAGCVEWTRGALESIVGLNPEFVATTATRPSGRSMPDFTPYQYIDLWKFFSEHGIQTLAIRDTPWIDHGEGPLRAGECLGESGSDPESCGMPRDASLAPDNPAILATAGMEDVHLLDFTDGLCGPVYCPAAIGNVIVYHDSHHMSSTFVRSLRNEFESQLSQATGWW
- a CDS encoding sensor histidine kinase, translating into MTTGNELSITTWPQARISPPWRDRGTWVQLVVQLILFGAGISVDFGVNFADDSLWSDVLRNIGYVLVFVALIVQRYSARRGIPITAVGLVLVGISGTGTMLLAYGIVVYEAWYISAYQRRFRIWLALLAGGSLASIAMFVVRYPNGVETLDAWPQMAGMSALALVSIALGWQLGLGTRRRVRDVSELAARAELAALAERTRIAREMHDIIAHSLTAIIAQSDGGRYAARKDPAQAVTALETIGGTGREALVQMRQLLSVLREDDSRALDVAPGLTGIPSLVASAERDGLRVDFRQQGEPRAVGESAGLAIYRIVQEGLTNILKHAGRTDALVVFEWHAREMEIRIDNAPGDGLVDSAEIDGDGRGLSGIAERARVLGGSASWGESQEYRGGFTVKVRLAI
- a CDS encoding RNA-binding S4 domain-containing protein, whose translation is MSSAKSPSGRIDAWTWAVRLFPSRTKAAAACRAGHVKVDGESVPPSHKVTPGMHVRITGPGGRVRIVEIVRVISKRVGAPEAVKCYLDHSPPPPPKEVLASIPTRERGAGRPTKKDRREIDRLRGRAD